In the Dysidea avara chromosome 14, odDysAvar1.4, whole genome shotgun sequence genome, GACGACAGTGGTAAATTCAATTTACATGAAGTAAATAACATAGGTTACGCTACTCTACTTGTTGAGGGACCTCTGGCAGCTCCATCTACAAACAATACCAGTGTATCTCGTGCCGTAACCCCTACCGGGAACCTTTCGCTTCTCCATGCACAAGGTCCTAGCTCCAGCCTGCAGCAGTCCCCACCTACCTGGCGGTCAGTTACTCGTCAAAAGAAGGCGGCCAGCTGTACTTTGAAAGTAACCAGAGCTGCCATGACTATGATAGGGCATACTGCTAATTTTAAATTATCTAGTGTAGCGTTTATTGAATTGGTCGATGGTACAGCAAATTTGGGTTACATTTCCACAGTGATTAAAAACAAATGGGGTGAAGACTGCGTTATTGTGACAAACGAGGGCCTTCGGCTGGAGGACTCTTCAGCAACTCAAGGTATAGTTATCCCCTGATAGCTACATTTAGCTAAATGTATAGCTATGTGACATTCATGTAGCTTTCTTTGTTCTACATAGGGTTAAACTTCTGGAAGTCTCCGAGAAGGAAGTTGTACGCTGTTTCTATTAATGATGTACGTGCCGCAATGGGAGAGCCGAGTGATAACAGCCGAAAGAGATCTTGCCCTTCCGAATGGAATGAGAATGCTGCGGATGCGGGTAATCCACTGAAAAGACAATTAGAAGATACTGAATCAAAACTAGATTATGTAATGTCCGATTTACTGCAAATTAAGGAAACCTTCGAGCAAACCGTTCAATTAACTAAAGATACGCCGATTCCTGTTGGCTTGAAGAAAAGCATAAAGGACAATTTTAAATGTCGCTTATGCCTTACATCGCCACTCAACCCACCTATAGTCATCACTAAATGCTGTCGTGTGATACTTGGCTGTGAGCCCTGCATCAATGGGTGGTTTGTTGGAGATGATGCTCTTACAAAATGTTGTCCCTCGTGCAGAGTGGAACGTGGCTACAGCGAGGTGATGGTGTTGAGGGGACTAGATGATTTTTTGACTACGATCAAGTGTCTTCAAGAAGTTAATGTTAGTCAGGAATGACTATTTAATAACTTGTGGCCATGTGAACCGTATTAATTACAGTGTGATTCAGCgattttattacattttgtcAGTATACATATGCTGTCAGCtatttagctatatagctacatgctttTGTTGTACATGCTATTGTTACTTTTGTATACTAGGCTATGCATTGTTGTATCCTTTTAGTTCAGTATatatgctaccattgttgtagtTACTCCAGTGTTGTATACTTTATCAGTTGTTTACAATTAAAAGTATAAAATACatttatttgtatatatatatatagctagcttgtGAGTAATGCATGTAATTAACATCCACACACCTGTGAAACACTGCCAAAATTTGGACTTGCCTTATTTTGTAGGTTGGAGTTTACTATAGCTGTAGTGTGAGATGGGGTCCTACAGTTTAATTCTAAAAATTTAGCCACATAGTCAATTCTGGTGTCAAGCTgacagctatatagctagcctaTAGCCATACCTGTTCTTCAGTCAACCATGTTTCTATAGTATAAATATGTTGCATGGTTAGAGACTTATAACAAAGGCAAAACAACTAAATACAGAGCCTTAAGTTGTCACTCTTTTCCAGCCAAGTATTCAGTGCATGCACTTGCttcgtgtgtattctaataaatcaGCACGCTGCCGGCATGTCCGTGAATCTGCAGTTTCGAGAATAAAACACGCGGTCAGGTTGTTCCTCAAAAAGAAGGCTAGCTAAAGTGCGTGTAAGTTATGGTGTTTATGCAGTGGTACTATATGATAAATAGATTGGAGTGTCTGAATTTAACAGCGTGTCAGATTTTGCCATGATGCCCGGGCAGTAGCCCAGTTACATGCATCATCGCTTCACTGGCCGCAGGTCTGGCGAGGGATGTGGAATCCTCAAGAAGCTGGCTTAGCTAGCTGtattataactacttggcttgcttttttaTGAAAAACTAGCATTGTAGAATTAACTAGCTATAGGATGCATGCCCACGCAGTTAATTCACCCGGCCTGTATTAATGAGGGCTATAGATACAACTTACAAGCAATTAGTAACCCGTGCACTGTGGTCTTAATCATGTTTAGCTATTTGTATGTAAATGAATACTTGAAACGTAATATTACTGCAATAATCGCTTGTGAAAAGTGTAGGGAAGGGTTTTCAGACATTTAGTAATTTAAGAATATACTGGTTAACCCTCAAGTTTGTGCTATATTGCTTTGCTCCAACTGTAAACAACTTGTGCCTGCCTTCTGCAGCAAGCGCAAGAATTATCAATGGTCACTTAGGctaggcaaacttgattacttgtttctcaattgctgttatcaatcatgtacacacatattttgatgctaagaaggctggctatcgtTTTACTGCACAGCAAATGCCACTTTAACCTCAGAAATAATCATAAAacataagtactagttcttaaaaggttttagCAAACCTTAATTCATAGTACtagacagcttgatttgtgtaTTTTCTTTAATACTGAAAAATGAATTCCATCCTACAtgaaaatccaaatttttgtggatgagaaacaagtaatcaaatttgcctggccttattagAGAGGTGGTTTAAATCTAAGCCTTTATACAAAAGAtcaggatagactagcactctaaagaccatatagtgttgtataagtgctctagaaatctaattcagagtcacagagattaatctagcacgtcccaacctaatctcgtaggACAGGTCTTTGAAACCCTCAACactcggtataagcgcctgcgccttatactaaaaggcgtaagattgtggatttggcctgctaagttAAGTTGCACGGGGCTTACAAGCTAACCTCTActactatataactctgtattagactttagagcatgtgtacaacactatatggtctttggcatgctgtggagtgctggtctagtccttcgcacatgcgcttataaatggataagcgctatgacaatatcgacgcctgggtctggaagcaaagAGTGCTAGCTGTAAAatcagcgttaggtatgaaaaataactgttatataaatgtaaaagtgctttttgaaagcgtccgtgtccgtgtccgactgtatccgccttttccaactaccctttTGTGCTATATTGTTTTACTCCAACTGTAAACAACTTGTGTAATATTTTGTCTGTTTTCCGTTTTGTCTGTTGTCTGTATTCTGTTTTGTATCTCCCTTACCATTAATGGTTTGTATAAgttaattttgttttgtgacaatTCTTGTATGTACATTTAATTCTTTCAAGTTTAATAAATTAATTGTAATAATGAGTGATAGTCAAGTGTCCCTTAAGTTACGCAGTGGTCGCCATAGAAAGAACAAGGGTGGCAATCCACCACAGAGTCAACCAATCTCTTCTAATTCTTTAGAGCCAACTGCAATGAACAGATTGTTAAACACACAGCCAGTCAACAAGGACTCGCCTGGAAGAGTGCCGCCTGCCATTCCTGCTCAACCTGTTGACCTGACCTCACCATCCAAAGGTCCTACACAACGATCAACAACCACTGAACCACATGCTCTACAACAAGAAGGTACCAATAAATTACATGTTAACACTTCCAATGAACACACGGGAAGCCAAAATTCCTCCATTGGGACTGATGGCACTGGGAACTCTAGGTGTTTCCAACCTGAACCCTAATCTCAACCCTCTGTGCTATATTGTTTTACTCCAACTGTGAGCAATTGTGCCTGTCTTTAGCAGCAAGTGCAAGAATTGTCAAAGTTCtgcatatgatagtcacttatTAGAGAGGTGCATTGTCTTGCTTACATGAAAGATCAGTGTGTTTAACCAAATTgaccttattagtgaggtgtccagATTTCAGgggtctgtatgtgtgtgtgctataACACAATTGAAAAACTGATGTCCTGATTATATTTATTAGTAGGAGTGAATAATaaaagaggagagtgtctaacttcagtaTAGCCTAAGGCATCAAGTCTATAGGCTTCCCTCTAATTTATAAGAGAAGTCTTTGATCTGtcaaagtagctagctactttgaGTTTCACTACTGAGTGTTAACTTACTCCATCAACACTTTAATCgtaaaatgtatgggtttaCTATAATAACCAGTAAAGACTTGAAGTTCTCATTTTGATATCAGTACtgaagttagatactctctcttttattattcacttttgttattagtgaggtgtcttTAATAGCAGAGGTACTGGCTAGGTGAGGTCATTTATTGCATCAGTACAATAATTACTACATGTGAGGCATTGAATATCAATTATAGTGGAATGCTAAAAGTAATGAATGCTTTGATAGTGTGGTGTAGCCACCAAGAGTATAGACAAATTTTTACAAGAAGCAAGGAGACATCCTTAAGCTATTTAAGGCATTTTGGTAGTGAGACAATATTTTTATTCTCAAAGAATATTAATAGCTATATGCACTTCCTTGCATAGAGTAGTGGAGGAAATATCAGTAAGAGCACagcaaaaataatttatttttgaagcTGTCTCTAAACAATCATATAGGATCAGAActtatactgtatagcctaaatatttcaaggttgctgattttgtggttttgggtgttatcagcgaaaattttaccctcaaaatatttagacctccatatagtctaatacattttggaagtgttcgcaaatccacaaaaattttatttttagcaacattgctcaacctcgaaatatttgcccctcgaatATTTAGGCTACACAGTACAAGCCCTTCACCTTTCATACACTTTACAAGTGATCATATAGCAGTACAGAATTGTGCATCAACTGTTACATATCAGGTGCTTGTCATGTGAAAGTGTTGACAGTGTAGTAGGGGAGGAGTTTCAGAAATTTAATTTAACTGTCACTGGTCAACCCTTTGTGCTATACTGTTTTTCTCCAACTGTAAACAACATGTGCCTGCCTTCAGCAGCAACTGCAAGAATTGTCAAAGTTCTGTATAATATGATGGTCACTTACTAGAGAGGTGCATTGTCTTGTTTAAGTCTatttgtacaaaaaatcaatgtgTTTTGATTACCAAAGTtgtcttattagtgaggtgtcctgattccAGGGGTCTGTGTATGTGCGTACAACAATAcgtttgtgacccagtctgggaaaaccggtcttattgtctattaaaagtattgagaaatgctggttttaagcagttagtgtgttgtagctcgcctgAAGctgtgtgtaccaaattttcacatgttttacacgaATTCTCCTTCCTTTACACCAatttagatagtttttgaactgaggttgactgtatcatgCGAGCTCTAAAAGGggagggaggcgggggcccagaaggagggcaagacacaccacacatacagatcgccactgagcttgggaaaagcagccagcaaaaccactcaagtctaaatgattttgattatgaaattaGATAGCTTATTCATGCAGCTTGGGTGAagaatcaaatctgctgacatgggtgatacgACTggtttcccagactgggtcacatttgaaAAACTGGTAACCTGATTATATATCAATATCAAAATAGTGTAATGCTAAAAGTAATCAGTGCCTTGATAGTGTGGTGTAGCCACCAAAGGTATAGACAAATTCTTCCTTCACAAGAAGCAAGGGGACATCCTTATAAGCTATTGAAGGCATTTTGGTAGTAAGACAAGATTTTTATTCTAATAATTATCAAGGATGAGAATGCATTCCTTGCAAAGTAGTGGAGGCAAGATCAACAAAACTATACCTCTGATGAGATGAGCACAACAAAGacaatttatttttgtattgacTTGAAGCTGTTTTAACTAGAAGTATTTGTATAAGCAATCCTACAGGATAGTACTTCTACAGTACAAAGTGACCATATATAGAAGAGCAGTGTGGTATTGTTGCATAATCACTAGACAATATGACACCAGGCTGGTACTTGCCATGTGAAAGTGTTGACAGTGTAGGGGAGGGTTTTCAGAAATTTAATTTAAGAATACTGTCGCTGGTCAACCCTTTGTGCTATGTATATCATTTTGCCCCAACTGTAAACAACTTGTGCCTGCCTTCAGCAGCAATTGCAAGTGCAAgaattgtgtataattatgatggtcACTTATTAGAGAGGTACATTGTCTTGGTTTAAACAGTCTATAGTTTATCTGTATACAAtcatattaaaaaaaattatacaaagGATCAGTGTGTTTTGATTACCGAAGTGGCCTTATTACTATTAGTGTGGTGTCCTGGTGGGTACTGTTAGTGAGGCGTGTGTGCttgtgcatgcatacaataatataattaaaaCCATTCACTACAAGTGTCAGGGtatccttattagtgaggtttCTTGATTTTTTGCAGGAATCTAAATGTGCGTGTACACTATAGCTCATATCAATGATGTCAATATCCCAGTTATCACTGCAACATAGCCACCAAGATAATTGTATATCATCTGATGAATATCAGATACGTTGTCACTGCTCCAATGTAATGCAGAGGTTATTGTgatcaagtgtgtgtgtgtgtgcattggtGCTGTTAATGTTTGTGTAACAGTGAACGGTGAAACCTACTAGTGATCACCTTTTTATGGTGGCATTACTTAATTGTATGAACATATTTCTTGGCCTCATAAAGGCCATCTCATTATAGTGCCTAGGTTCCAAACAAGACCTGGGGAACCattacctcattaataagatcacctcattatagtgtcCATGTCAAGTAGCTCTCGAACATAGCtgaggtgtacttcatgacctcattaataagaccacctcattatagtgtcCATTTGAAGTAGGTCCCTGCCTAACCTCAGAAATACAACCACATCATAGCGCATGGAGTTTGTAACCATTCTCTACTTTGTTAGTGTGTACTGAGATGAAGGTATGCAGTATTGGTTATTAGTGCATATGCTAATTAAAGAGCCAGTGTTTTTGATAAATTCCAACAGTTGTTTACCAGAAGAAGTGGGATATGTGGTATGCAGCTCACTTTAATTGCATTTTGTGTCATGTGAGTCTCAATACAGcaaaacctgtgtattaaggacaccttgggaccaaacaaaagtgttctgattattaaggtgtcctgattttccaggtcagatTGCATGCtaacggacattttgggaccatcCAGATTATACaagtgtcctcattttcaagtgtcctgattaacaggttccactgtagctgtAATACAAAACCAACAAACGATGGAGTTTACTAGGGCTTGGTAGATCTTTGTTTTGAATGAGCCCCTGTTAGACACACAAAGTATTTTTCACCATTTCTCCTAGTCTAGCGCTGCCCACTCCTTCGCAAAAGTAAAGGTCTACAGATCCcatatcatttcaaaaggaatttaATTAGGCAGTGTATGTAAGTGCTGGTTACATTGCTAATTGGCTTTAAGAGTCATTTGGGATCTGTATTtctccagacccttactttttgcaaagtggcagatggcaccagactacaTAGGCTcctacaaaacaaagtacacgGCCATAAACTTTATGTGAAGCATGTTAAATACCCACTGAGCCCTAGTGAATTTCATTGTTGGCTGTTTTTATACTGCGACTGATAGTAATATACAAGCCATACTATGCAGGTCCTACCTCCTGTGGTTGTTTTAGTGATGTCACTTAGCATCAGAAATATTTATTACACGGATAAAAGCACCAAGTTTTTTCTGATGCTTCGTTGAAGCATTTTGACTAAATTTTAGAGGAGGTGCATTATTATTGGTCGATGCTTGTATCAAGAATTGGAATGCATACTTatctaatagagtagttggtCCATGTATCTTCTCGCCATCCATAATCTTATTAATCAAAACTTGAAGATTCTTACGTAGAATTAAGGTATTTGGAATTAGCAAATTCCAGTTGCTGTATTTTTAATTTAGAAGTTAAACTGTTGTGTTACATAGGTTAGTAACTATGCGTATGAGGCACAACTATTATCGTAGTGAGTTGATTTGTTTGGCAGCTTCTATTCTTGCAGAAATTATGGACATGATTTTTCTAAACAATGCATGCTGCTCCTGATTATGTGATCGTGGTTTTCAATGTTTCTATTGACCTTTCTCAGCCTGGGTAGGTCAATAGTTGATTGTGTTACTCAATAAACATTAATCGTCACTGCCAGACCACCAGAAAGTACAGATGTGGGCTACTGGAAGTAAGACAGGAGAGTGCATCTTATTTATAATTCTGTGTTTCAGTATTATTTGTGTTTAGTGGCATAAACAAGTAAATAAGCAATGTGCTAGCAGAAGCTTGATTAGTTTGTTTCTTTCAATAGGTAGTTGCTCTAAGTATACATAGGTTATTGTACAAATGCAGGTATCTGGCTATTTTTTTTAAAGACatgaggaatggcacaataatcaccaTGGGTGAAGTTCAAGGTAATTATTGTGCCATCTAAATAGTGCATTGCTTGTGcagctctggtcactgccagTAATAGTGGATTTCTGATTGACTTAGTGCTAAAATAATTCACTGGTAGGCTTCCCAGATGAAAATGATCAGTAATGCTTTCTTTACACTCTAGCAATGATTTCTGGTAGCTGGAATTTAAATTCTGAATTgtcctgagtagtgcacaggttgCCAAGTATGTCATTGGGTATAGACACTACACCAAGGCATATCTGTTAAAGCATCAACATTATAGAATTTTTCCTTTTGCAACTGCAGCCACACTAGATGAGAAAACTATTGTGAAATTGTAAAATGTGGAATTGTGAGCTAACAAATGATGCACTGACACATGTTGGATATGGAATACAACAGACAACAAATCATATATATGATCCCATGTGATCATATGATTCTGGCGTACATTTATTTATATATCCCAGCTCAAAATATTGTTCCATGCATGTTTGTatatgtgcgtgtgcgtgtgtagcATGTTCAAATGTAAGTACTGTGAcatattttgatacacaaatgtagctatagtggaaactgtctaagccagtcagggCCAAATTTTTTTGGCCTAGTGCATAAACATGCATGTGTAATTCATGTGTATGCATCTACATATTGTACTAGATGTGGCCTCCATTTCTTTGTATCATTTTCAACTCCCACCCCATAGGTGTGCAAGAGAGAATGTAACAAGAGAAAAGATAGAAAAGATATGTAGTTGATTTCTCACTGCAGTAGAAAAGGTGTTCTTCAATGTAAGCTACATTCCGTTTTGTGTTGCTACCTGGCTATTATCATGTGTACTGCAGGCCACCACAGTGGACTCAAGAACAGTCTCCTAATATTGCTGGTAGATAGGAAGGTGATGATGCACTTGGACGACGTGACTAGAGTAGTTGAACTTTTTTTTTAGCTGGATATTTACTCTCATATCCTGATACAATACATTAtgtattgtaataattatgttgtttacAGACTTTTGTTTATCAGTTGAAGTAATACAATACATTGTAGCTTATATTTAAATGTACTTGTTGTTTGTCACAGGGATTTTATCCAGCCATGCAGTTAATCATTGTTCCCCTGcttttatgtactgtatgtctaCGTATGTACCGAAGAGTACATATAACTGAAGGATGTACATAAAATTTATATACTAAAATGTCTGTACAAATGGGttattaatataatatatatgcatAATGCTCTAGACTAAGTACTTCCATAATAATGATATTGGATTTGCAATGTCGCCTTTGGCTACTATTTTCACCAAATGTTGCTACTCATGATCAGTCATGACCACATGAACTTTGATATCCTTGGAGGTTGAGTCAAGGACTTCATTACAGGTGAAATATTTAGCAAAAAAAGTTACTTGAAAAtaatgactgtttaattagagtgttttatgtTTGCTCAATTGGGGTAATTTATTGAACTATTCACAAATTAATAAGCATCAGATTAATCACTGGTCTACAAATGCTCTAGACCAAGAATTATGAGCTTTTCATGTATAGTATTCATACAATTGACAAATGTAGCCTTACAATTGTTTGGTACATGTCTGAGCTAACCTCAATTCCCATCTTACAAAAATGCTTACACTTAATCTGTTAAATCTCTAGGTAGCTTCAGTTTCACTGAATTTTGCCGATCATGATCACTTGAACCATGACATCCTTTGGAGACTGAGTAAGTCAAGGGCCAAATTCACATCTACATTATAAAATGAACTAGAAACAAAATAAATTATTAATGATATCCACGTTTAAGCAGAAATTATGACTGTTTAAGTgttttgcatgtgtgtgctttattagagtatattgtttCAACTACAGGTATGACACTTAGGTCCATCAGATTAATCACAAATTAATTGGCTATAACACAGCTAATTGTGCTATAATACTACATGGTTCATCAAACATCAACTATTATGACAGCTTCATTAAGAATTTCAAAGAATTTTATAATGATACGCTTGCTTATCACTTGTaatgacttgtatctatatattatactctttAAATGATTACCATTATTTCATTAACTAGCTGTACATAGCATGATGACTGCTAGCTTACAACAGTGTGTAAGCAAGCATGAGCTTACTACACTGACTTATCCTATGCATATCTAATTAAtttatacatttatttattcatcCATAGAGACCCTATACAGAGtgtaacacatgtacagtttattaattaataaacttataatgaataataatgCAGTTACACAAGCTTTATATTTTTACATGTTGACTTGCTCTAATTTACTCTGACATTTcctagctaaactttgcatgttAATGTGGTCTATTTAGCTACATAGACTTGTCCTGTTTGTATGTTGACTTTTCTAGCTACAGtgactagctatagctagctccTCTTTGTTTGTTGACTTATATTCTAGCTCCACACATGTTGACACATTGCATGATATGACTAGTCCTAGGTACAGTTTGtatagtgacttggcctagctagaACTCCTTACCTATGCATTGGTCATTAGTGCTCCCTTGTATGTTGACTGGTCATTGTTGCTCCCTAGCTATACCTTGTATGTTAATTCGTCATTAGTGCTCCCTTAGCTACACCTTCACTGGTAGCTACACACTGACACAAATACACTGGTAGCTACACAGTGCTAATTAGAATGGTAGCTTAAGTAATTGTAAACAAATTATAGAAACAGCAACAGTCCAACTGATTCTGACAGTGAAATTTTCAACAGGGGTACTAAcagtgtgcatatatatatatatatatttgggaGTGAGTAAAGTGAAAGCTGATTGATACAACTAGCTATGCTCTATCTAGGAGGTCTGGGGGAACGTTCCCACAGGATGATAGCTAATTTAACCTTCAATTCTGTGATTGGCAAATTCGGTAATTTTAAGTCAAGGTTGTTTTGAAAATATCACAGTTAGTTATCTGAGATTACAAATTTTGACTGAACTTAGTAACTTCTTGATTATAACATGAATTCAAAAGGTTATTTGTAGCTACCTAGTAACCTAGGCGGAGTCAAATATactcaaaattttgtccaaaatgctttcaggaatttcccaaagttttcacctattatactcttcagtgttcccattatgcttgcattatgctcctaggttagcaacatttcttacaatttaTCTTGAAACATTATAatctgtgaatgttctattagagtatttcactacaaagcgactgttctattagtagtgCAGATTTGTGCACAAATTTGGGTGAATTGTAGGTTTTTACGTACAAACATCAAAGTTGGCAGGATTATAGAACTTCACCTAGTAAGTATTTTTAGAAGTGGAGCCACCTCCAACTCTGACCTTTATGCATTAATTAATTACTAAATTtaatatgacattttgaaatcaATTGTGGTCATTATGAGTATCAAATGAAATGGCACACTACAAGAAGTAATTTAACAGTTGAATCAAGTCTGTATGTCTTTCTGTTCAAAAGTTATGGCTATTTTTCCATGTTCAACTATCACAGTGAACAAAAATAAAAAACACTATAATAATACCATTCTACAAGTAGTCAGCGTTGTAAGCCTTTTTAAAAAAGgcttttttgtgcacttttggataaaagcatgaaagttggcaaaaagtttgtgtgtgtgaCAAAGATCATTTTTTgctagggagccacctcagatttgacctttggtgacctttacaggcaATTTAATGTTCAAAAACTGTCAGTTTTGTCTCTATTTCATGTTTGTATGATCCAAAATCCACACACTTGGTGTCAAATTGAAGC is a window encoding:
- the LOC136244447 gene encoding uncharacterized protein, with translation MTSQPTVTLRRGQSTQDLSISQVTTDILRRLFRVDPNEAWLKDDIDDTPYFPDDSGKFNLHEVNNIGYATLLVEGPLAAPSTNNTSVSRAVTPTGNLSLLHAQGPSSSLQQSPPTWRSVTRQKKAASCTLKVTRAAMTMIGHTANFKLSSVAFIELVDGTANLGYISTVIKNKWGEDCVIVTNEGLRLEDSSATQGLNFWKSPRRKLYAVSINDVRAAMGEPSDNSRKRSCPSEWNENAADAGNPLKRQLEDTESKLDYVMSDLLQIKETFEQTVQLTKDTPIPVGLKKSIKDNFKCRLCLTSPLNPPIVITKCCRVILGCEPCINGWFVGDDALTKCCPSCRVERGYSEVMVLRGLDDFLTTIKCLQEVNVSQE